One segment of Neobacillus endophyticus DNA contains the following:
- a CDS encoding MarR family winged helix-turn-helix transcriptional regulator, with protein sequence MMEIKADFLRESIAFLHRYMMKSLQKQAEEQGVTIPQARILAEVYSQRSISIKQLSQNLKMTQSTVSDIVERLTTKGFLEKAANPKDKRSVVISLSEPFAEGLNENVSEISNKSLIGVLNLLNPSEQETVEKGMQLLVSAVKEKMEAEGMDQYDFFDVLFFPGENNCGK encoded by the coding sequence ATGATGGAAATAAAGGCTGATTTTCTTCGGGAATCGATTGCTTTTTTACATCGATATATGATGAAGAGTCTGCAAAAACAAGCGGAGGAACAGGGGGTAACCATTCCACAGGCAAGGATCCTTGCCGAAGTTTATTCTCAAAGATCCATAAGTATTAAACAGCTCTCCCAAAACTTAAAAATGACGCAAAGTACTGTTTCAGATATCGTTGAGCGGTTAACGACTAAAGGTTTCCTCGAGAAAGCAGCTAATCCAAAGGATAAACGTTCTGTTGTAATTTCTCTCTCAGAACCTTTTGCCGAAGGACTCAATGAGAACGTTTCGGAAATTTCTAATAAGTCATTAATAGGTGTTTTAAATTTATTAAACCCGAGTGAGCAGGAGACCGTAGAGAAAGGAATGCAATTGCTGGTTTCGGCTGTTAAGGAAAAAATGGAGGCAGAAGGAATGGATCAATATGATTTCTTTGATGTTTTATTTTTTCCTGGTGAAAACAACTGTGGAAAATAA
- a CDS encoding response regulator: MLFYIADDDAAIRSMLAQIIEDEGLGEVVGEAENGSLVNGNMLNTLNIDILLIDLLMPIQDGLETLRQIKPLFKGKVIMISQVESKELVAEAYSLGSEYYITKPVNRFEVLAIIRKVSERIRLEKSIKDIHKSLNAVLHLEDPSNKQKIAANEKNIRVSGQLLLSDLGIAGESGGKDLLDILEYLSQNEQVDKVPKLKEIFMNLAKKRLGSTATEGAVQKEMKASEQRVRRAIYQSLNHLASLGLTDYSNWKFENYASKFFDFTSVRKKMAEIKNGSTQSPSLPRINTKKFVQVLYIEAQRMHSE, encoded by the coding sequence ATGCTTTTTTATATAGCAGATGATGATGCAGCCATTCGTTCCATGTTAGCACAAATCATTGAGGATGAGGGGCTGGGAGAAGTAGTTGGAGAAGCTGAGAATGGCTCATTGGTAAATGGAAATATGCTGAACACACTAAACATAGATATCTTATTAATTGATTTGTTAATGCCGATTCAAGACGGACTAGAAACGCTGCGTCAAATTAAGCCTTTATTCAAGGGAAAAGTCATTATGATCTCACAAGTCGAATCGAAAGAATTAGTTGCAGAAGCTTATTCACTTGGAAGTGAATATTATATAACTAAACCAGTAAATAGATTTGAAGTACTGGCAATTATCCGAAAAGTTAGTGAACGAATCCGTTTGGAAAAATCGATAAAGGATATTCATAAATCGCTTAATGCCGTGCTTCATTTGGAGGACCCTTCTAATAAACAAAAAATAGCCGCTAATGAAAAAAATATACGGGTTTCCGGGCAACTACTATTATCTGATTTAGGAATAGCAGGCGAAAGCGGAGGCAAGGATTTATTGGATATTCTGGAGTATTTATCGCAAAACGAACAAGTAGACAAGGTACCTAAACTAAAAGAAATTTTTATGAATTTAGCTAAAAAACGATTAGGCTCCACTGCAACAGAGGGGGCGGTCCAAAAAGAAATGAAAGCTTCTGAACAACGTGTTCGGCGGGCTATTTATCAATCGTTGAATCATCTTGCATCTCTTGGCCTTACGGATTATTCCAATTGGAAGTTTGAAAATTATGCCTCTAAATTTTTTGATTTTACATCCGTCAGAAAGAAAATGGCAGAAATAAAGAATGGTTCAACCCAGTCTCCCTCCCTGCCTCGCATCAATACGAAAAAATTTGTTCAAGTTCTATATATTGAAGCACAACGTATGCATTCTGAATGA
- a CDS encoding glutaminase, whose product MKQGISKEVKDQMGDSLDEWVSHFRTYAAEGKTANYIPALGKANLSDLGICIAKPNGQVIKSGEWQVNFTLQSISKVISFIAACTSRGISYVLDRVDVEPTGDPFNSIVRLEIHKPGKPFNPMINAGAITVASLLPGDTSISKLEIVYQLIETMIGKRATMNEEVFQSEWQTANRNRALAYYLKETGFLEAEVEETLEVYLKLCALEMNTEDIALIGMILANDGYHPIQNVQIFPKEVARLTKALMLTCGMYNASGKFAAFVGLPAKSGVSGGILALVPPGTKQGSPFQQGCGIGVYSPAIDEYGNSLTGVKLLTHIAREWDLCIF is encoded by the coding sequence TTGAAACAAGGCATTAGTAAAGAGGTTAAAGATCAAATGGGAGATAGTTTGGACGAATGGGTGTCTCATTTTCGTACCTATGCAGCGGAAGGAAAAACTGCAAACTATATTCCTGCATTAGGGAAGGCCAACCTATCTGATCTAGGTATTTGTATAGCAAAGCCAAATGGACAAGTTATAAAATCTGGGGAATGGCAAGTCAATTTTACATTACAAAGTATTTCAAAAGTGATCAGTTTTATTGCTGCTTGTACTTCTCGGGGTATTTCTTATGTTTTAGATCGAGTAGATGTGGAACCAACTGGGGATCCTTTTAACTCGATTGTTCGACTGGAAATTCATAAACCGGGTAAGCCCTTTAACCCCATGATCAATGCTGGAGCGATAACGGTAGCCTCACTTCTTCCTGGGGATACTTCTATAAGTAAATTAGAAATAGTTTATCAATTAATTGAAACAATGATAGGAAAACGTGCAACGATGAATGAGGAGGTATTTCAATCGGAATGGCAGACAGCCAATCGAAATAGGGCTTTAGCTTACTATTTAAAAGAAACTGGGTTTTTAGAAGCAGAAGTGGAAGAAACACTGGAAGTTTATCTAAAGCTGTGCGCATTGGAAATGAATACCGAAGATATCGCGCTGATTGGAATGATTCTAGCAAATGATGGATACCATCCGATTCAAAATGTGCAAATTTTCCCTAAGGAAGTGGCTAGATTAACCAAGGCCTTAATGCTTACTTGTGGCATGTACAATGCGTCTGGAAAGTTTGCGGCCTTTGTCGGACTTCCGGCTAAAAGTGGTGTGTCAGGGGGGATTTTAGCATTAGTGCCTCCAGGAACGAAACAAGGAAGTCCATTCCAACAAGGGTGTGGGATCGGTGTTTATAGTCCTGCTATAGATGAATACGGCAATAGCCTTACTGGGGTTAAATTATTAACACATATAGCGAGGGAATGGGATTTATGTATTTTCTAA
- a CDS encoding PTS system mannose/fructose/sorbose family transporter subunit IID, with translation MESEKRLSKKDIFSMFIRSNFLLGSFNFERVQAMGYCFVMIPAIKKLYGPGAERNEALKRHLEWFNTHPWLTAPIFGVTAAMEEQMANNKGMDEKAINGMKIGLMGPLAGVGDPMFWGTLRPVLAALGASLALTGNIAGPLLFFFLINAIRLSTKYFGLKYGYIKGMEILKDLAGNRIQKLTEGASILGLFVMGALVSKWTHINIPIVVSRIKDDAGKVNIQTIQNVLDSIMPGMLPLALTILVAWMLRKGVNPLLLILGIFVIGIVGYWSGILS, from the coding sequence ATGGAATCTGAAAAAAGGTTATCTAAAAAAGATATTTTTAGTATGTTCATACGCTCTAATTTTTTACTTGGATCTTTTAATTTTGAACGTGTGCAGGCAATGGGGTATTGCTTTGTCATGATACCAGCGATTAAAAAATTGTATGGCCCCGGAGCAGAAAGAAATGAAGCTTTGAAACGGCATTTAGAATGGTTCAATACCCACCCATGGCTGACAGCACCTATTTTTGGCGTCACAGCAGCGATGGAAGAGCAAATGGCTAACAATAAAGGCATGGATGAAAAGGCGATCAATGGGATGAAAATTGGATTAATGGGCCCGCTGGCAGGTGTTGGTGACCCGATGTTCTGGGGAACATTGCGCCCTGTTTTAGCCGCGCTAGGAGCTTCACTTGCTCTAACAGGAAACATAGCCGGACCGCTATTATTCTTCTTTTTAATCAATGCAATCAGATTAAGTACAAAATACTTTGGATTAAAGTATGGTTATATAAAAGGAATGGAAATCTTAAAAGATTTAGCAGGCAATCGGATTCAGAAGCTCACAGAAGGCGCGTCCATTCTTGGGTTGTTCGTAATGGGAGCACTGGTTTCCAAATGGACACATATAAATATTCCCATCGTGGTGTCGAGAATTAAGGATGATGCAGGCAAGGTAAATATTCAAACGATACAAAATGTATTAGATTCCATTATGCCTGGGATGCTCCCTTTAGCATTAACGATCCTGGTGGCATGGATGCTTCGAAAAGGAGTTAATCCACTGCTCCTTATCCTAGGAATATTTGTAATCGGGATTGTCGGCTACTGGTCTGGCATTCTATCATAA
- a CDS encoding MMPL family transporter, whose amino-acid sequence MRKIIKGRWVIFSIWLIATILLTVIQPDINAILRNKGQQGAGDNSPSVIADHILKKMDTAKGLNDIIVFYNKNKISDDEMKKIGDGIKAISDSSTALGISDIIDPFSMPEAKSSLISKDGTTLLVSYKLDKKSREVDEIKKELDSKLSQVPVKYYLSGEDFINNDYLKASQAGVEKSAALTVIFILIVLILAFRSVVTPLISLVAVAFSYLCSIGIAAQLIDKAGFPITSLTQMLLVLILFGIGTDYNILLFNRFKEELTHGHSVDDSIVNTYKTAGKTIAYSIVTVFIAFLALVFAESPIYKSGVVVVIGASVLLLEILTLSPFIMKVLGKKLFWPSKNVLGHKENKFWSKTSSFAVKHPIISTVFILMLLVPMVYFHQQKLNFDTIKELGNAYPSSKGFNIVSEHFGKGQAMPATVVIENNDTLDNNKSLAVIDNLTERLKGIKGVKLVSSVTQPQGKPIDGFYVDSQMGSVTNGLSKTQDGVDQIHDGLTLAQDKLGSADFSKVSQMVDGTGKLQDGMSALTDGLKKIQAGIDDGASNSQTISNGIATIEVNLAKTSSGISTLAENYKNVQAGYVQIGTQYQQMAQQLLTVKGTISSMQKAISDLGNSYSNSNNDVNYQKLKNYINQLSTNLSQITERIQVLNNNYNEITGGFATANTNLASMSSGLSQMAAGLKRLEGGLGKASSGIGTIVTNMNHVTEGLGQMKSGQQQLVTGLNGFSAFGQKLSDVNNGLKQISNGLGQTNGFLTQLKSNKTFFIPKEALNDKNYKKSLDAFMSKDRKITKFTIVLKADPYSKEAMNTINKLNETVSNGLKGTVLSHAKSGVSGPSATTNDMNNILSRDLNKTTTIVILGVLLVLFLVIRSFWIPVFITASLVGAYYAAMFMINYIFLDLIGYEGISSFVPFFSFIIVVALGVDYSIFLMMRYKEYQHMAPKEAIVLASKHIGGVIISAVIILGGTFATLMPSGILLLSELAIAVITGLVVLCFILLPVFLPAMIALPDALAGLFSKKKEDSIGVEEKIV is encoded by the coding sequence GTGAGAAAGATTATAAAAGGCCGTTGGGTAATATTCTCCATATGGCTCATTGCGACCATATTGCTTACAGTCATTCAGCCAGATATCAATGCCATCCTGAGAAATAAAGGGCAGCAAGGTGCTGGTGATAACAGCCCTTCGGTCATTGCAGATCATATCTTAAAAAAGATGGATACTGCTAAAGGTCTGAACGACATTATCGTTTTTTACAATAAAAATAAAATTTCTGATGATGAAATGAAAAAAATCGGTGATGGGATCAAAGCAATAAGCGACAGTAGCACAGCACTGGGGATTTCAGACATCATTGATCCCTTTAGTATGCCTGAGGCTAAAAGTTCTTTAATTTCTAAAGATGGTACGACCCTGCTGGTGAGCTATAAGCTTGATAAAAAATCACGAGAAGTGGATGAGATCAAAAAAGAATTAGATAGCAAACTTAGTCAAGTGCCTGTGAAATATTATCTTAGCGGTGAAGACTTTATCAATAATGATTATCTGAAAGCATCTCAGGCCGGTGTAGAGAAGAGTGCGGCATTAACGGTTATTTTTATTTTAATCGTTCTTATTCTGGCGTTCAGATCAGTAGTAACTCCTTTAATATCCCTGGTGGCTGTAGCCTTTTCCTACCTATGTTCCATAGGAATTGCCGCTCAATTAATTGATAAAGCAGGCTTTCCAATTACAAGTCTTACCCAAATGCTTCTCGTACTGATTTTATTCGGGATAGGAACTGATTATAACATTTTGTTATTTAATCGATTTAAAGAAGAATTGACACATGGACATTCTGTCGATGATTCGATCGTAAACACATACAAAACGGCAGGTAAAACAATTGCATACAGTATTGTCACTGTATTTATTGCTTTCCTTGCTCTCGTTTTTGCCGAATCTCCAATTTATAAATCAGGTGTTGTTGTTGTAATAGGCGCATCAGTTCTATTGCTCGAAATATTAACTTTATCACCATTTATTATGAAGGTTTTAGGTAAAAAGCTTTTCTGGCCTTCCAAGAATGTATTAGGCCACAAGGAAAACAAGTTCTGGAGCAAAACCTCCTCCTTTGCTGTAAAACATCCTATAATATCAACAGTATTTATTTTAATGCTCTTGGTACCAATGGTGTATTTCCATCAGCAGAAGCTTAACTTTGATACCATTAAGGAACTAGGTAATGCCTATCCTTCTTCAAAAGGATTTAATATTGTCTCAGAGCATTTTGGCAAAGGTCAGGCAATGCCTGCAACTGTTGTCATAGAAAATAATGATACGCTTGATAATAATAAATCACTTGCCGTCATCGATAATTTAACGGAAAGACTTAAAGGGATTAAGGGAGTTAAGCTGGTTTCATCTGTTACCCAGCCTCAGGGTAAGCCAATAGACGGTTTTTACGTAGACAGTCAAATGGGTTCTGTTACGAATGGTTTATCGAAAACTCAAGATGGTGTGGATCAAATACATGATGGATTGACGCTAGCCCAAGATAAGCTAGGGTCCGCAGATTTTTCCAAAGTGAGTCAAATGGTGGATGGTACGGGAAAACTACAAGATGGAATGTCAGCTCTAACCGATGGACTAAAGAAAATCCAAGCTGGAATTGATGATGGGGCAAGTAATTCACAAACCATCAGCAATGGCATAGCGACAATTGAAGTGAATCTCGCAAAGACGAGCAGCGGTATCTCAACTTTAGCTGAAAATTATAAGAATGTGCAGGCTGGTTATGTCCAGATAGGTACACAATATCAACAGATGGCACAGCAACTTCTTACTGTAAAAGGTACTATCTCTAGTATGCAGAAAGCGATCTCTGATTTAGGAAACAGTTATTCCAATTCGAATAATGATGTTAACTACCAAAAATTAAAGAATTACATTAATCAATTATCTACAAATTTAAGTCAAATAACTGAAAGAATCCAAGTATTAAATAATAACTATAATGAAATAACTGGCGGATTTGCAACTGCTAATACAAATCTTGCAAGCATGAGCAGCGGTCTTTCTCAAATGGCAGCTGGCTTGAAAAGACTTGAAGGCGGTCTTGGAAAAGCATCTTCAGGTATTGGCACGATTGTTACGAATATGAATCACGTAACCGAAGGGCTTGGCCAGATGAAATCGGGGCAGCAGCAGCTTGTGACCGGCTTAAATGGCTTCAGCGCCTTTGGACAAAAGCTGTCAGATGTAAACAATGGATTAAAGCAAATTTCTAATGGCCTGGGACAGACGAATGGATTTTTAACCCAATTGAAATCAAATAAAACATTCTTTATTCCAAAGGAAGCATTAAATGACAAGAACTACAAAAAATCATTAGATGCATTTATGTCCAAAGATAGAAAAATCACAAAGTTTACGATTGTTTTGAAAGCTGATCCATATTCAAAAGAAGCCATGAATACTATAAATAAATTGAACGAAACGGTTTCCAATGGACTTAAAGGCACAGTTCTTTCGCATGCAAAGTCTGGTGTGTCCGGACCAAGTGCTACAACAAATGATATGAATAATATATTAAGCAGAGATCTAAACAAAACAACCACCATCGTCATTTTGGGGGTATTACTTGTTCTGTTCTTAGTCATCAGATCTTTCTGGATCCCTGTATTTATAACGGCATCTCTTGTTGGAGCATATTATGCAGCCATGTTTATGATTAACTATATTTTCTTAGATCTGATTGGGTATGAAGGGATTTCTTCCTTCGTTCCATTCTTCTCCTTTATTATCGTCGTCGCTCTGGGAGTAGACTATAGTATTTTCCTCATGATGCGGTATAAGGAATATCAGCATATGGCGCCAAAAGAGGCTATCGTATTGGCTTCTAAGCATATTGGTGGCGTGATCATATCTGCAGTTATCATACTTGGCGGTACCTTTGCTACTCTTATGCCTTCTGGAATACTGCTGCTTAGTGAATTGGCCATAGCAGTCATTACCGGTCTCGTTGTCCTTTGTTTTATTCTTCTTCCTGTCTTTTTGCCAGCGATGATTGCCTTGCCAGATGCACTGGCAGGTTTATTTTCTAAAAAGAAGGAAGATAGCATAGGAGTAGAGGAAAAGATTGTATAA
- a CDS encoding DUF805 domain-containing protein — translation MEWYVKVLKNYVGFQGRARRKEYWMFVLFNFIISIVLSILQAILHLHQFLTGLYSLAILLPSLAVTVRRLHDIGKTGWWILIGLIPIIGDIILIIFNCFDSEEQTNKYGPNPKVT, via the coding sequence ATGGAATGGTATGTAAAGGTGTTAAAAAATTATGTAGGATTTCAGGGGAGGGCAAGACGTAAGGAATACTGGATGTTCGTTCTTTTCAACTTCATTATTTCCATTGTTCTTTCTATTCTGCAGGCAATTTTACATCTTCATCAATTTTTAACGGGACTTTATTCTTTGGCCATTCTGCTGCCTTCACTAGCAGTCACCGTACGCAGGTTACATGATATTGGAAAGACCGGCTGGTGGATATTAATTGGACTTATTCCTATAATCGGTGATATCATTTTAATCATTTTTAATTGTTTTGATAGCGAAGAACAGACGAATAAATATGGACCAAATCCTAAAGTAACTTAA
- a CDS encoding ATP-binding protein has translation MTIVKNSPFLKKDIFIMILMIIIVPIAGEINFYPVNATFRISFGVPAFLFFLLLFRNFPVVIPGFLTALNIVGIRILIEFIMNRHFLWTSSFHSNFSSFFFYLAYVCFFYFGKVHRFYHQLLLIGLFGILIEIAADLVELTVQYFFLGSTFRLGALNEILIMAISHSFIVLSFFTIMRLYEAQERERQIRKQNERMLLLISNLYEESIHLKKTLINAENITKKSYDLYKSLNDIKNKGAFIDSIEEFGRKALMIAGEVHEIKKDNQRIFAGISKLISVESFGDYINLHELIAIVKRTNEKYADLLKKEIEIKYFINGDHPDYHVFTLLSIINNIVTNAVEAIEDSGTITINIKRDLHSIEFQIADTGPGILPKHKNLIYKPGFTSKYDTSGNPSTGMGLSFVKDMVEQLEGDISVEDQANGPGAVFIIRIPIIHLMKRG, from the coding sequence GTGACCATCGTGAAGAACAGCCCCTTTTTAAAAAAAGACATCTTTATCATGATTTTAATGATTATTATCGTTCCTATAGCAGGCGAAATTAATTTCTATCCGGTAAATGCTACCTTTCGAATCAGTTTTGGGGTGCCGGCATTTTTATTCTTTTTATTACTATTCCGTAATTTCCCGGTTGTCATTCCGGGGTTTTTAACTGCTCTTAATATAGTAGGAATTCGTATTCTCATTGAGTTTATTATGAACAGACATTTTCTGTGGACTTCCTCTTTTCATTCTAATTTCTCTAGTTTTTTCTTCTATTTAGCATATGTTTGTTTCTTTTATTTTGGAAAAGTCCATCGCTTTTATCACCAGTTGTTACTGATTGGGTTGTTTGGTATTTTAATCGAAATAGCAGCAGATTTGGTAGAATTGACCGTTCAATACTTCTTTTTAGGTTCAACGTTTCGGTTAGGAGCACTAAATGAAATATTGATTATGGCCATTTCACACAGTTTTATTGTTCTTAGCTTCTTCACGATCATGCGCCTGTATGAAGCACAGGAAAGAGAAAGGCAAATCAGGAAACAAAATGAGCGAATGCTCCTTCTCATATCCAACTTATATGAAGAATCCATTCATTTAAAAAAAACGCTAATAAACGCTGAAAATATTACAAAAAAATCTTATGATTTATATAAAAGCTTAAACGACATAAAAAACAAAGGGGCTTTTATTGATTCTATCGAGGAATTTGGCAGAAAGGCATTAATGATTGCTGGTGAGGTTCATGAAATTAAAAAAGATAACCAACGTATTTTTGCAGGTATATCAAAACTCATCTCAGTTGAAAGTTTTGGAGACTATATCAACTTGCACGAACTTATTGCGATCGTAAAGCGGACAAATGAAAAATATGCTGATTTACTGAAAAAAGAGATTGAAATTAAGTATTTCATTAATGGGGATCATCCTGACTATCATGTTTTCACGCTTCTATCCATCATAAATAACATTGTGACAAATGCAGTTGAAGCGATCGAAGATTCAGGTACCATTACCATTAACATTAAAAGAGACCTGCATTCTATCGAATTCCAAATTGCTGATACTGGTCCTGGGATTTTGCCAAAGCATAAAAACTTAATTTACAAGCCTGGCTTTACTTCTAAATATGATACTTCTGGAAATCCATCCACTGGGATGGGATTGTCCTTTGTAAAAGATATGGTCGAACAACTAGAAGGTGACATAAGCGTAGAAGATCAAGCAAATGGACCAGGAGCGGTTTTTATTATTCGCATACCAATTATTCACTTAATGAAGAGAGGATGA
- a CDS encoding APC family permease, translated as MNNNLQRRMGTFALTMVGMGSIIGSGWLFGAWRAAQIAGPAAIFSWIIGMAVILLIALSYCELGSMFPEAGGMVKYTQYSHGSFIGFLAGWSNWIAIVSVIPVEAIASVQYLSSLPWGWAQWTHHLVANGSLTIQGLLIATLLLIIYFFINYWTVSLFAKANSFITVFKMIIPGLTIGSLLFAGFHGGNFTYNPGTESHGLASVLTAVATSGIIFAFNGFQSPINMAGEAKNPARSIPIAVVGSVLIATVIYILLQVAFIGSVNPALLAQGWHHLNFNSPFADLAIALNLNWLVIILYSDAIISPSGTAITYTATTARMIYGMQKNEYLPAVLGKVHPIYGVPRPAMVLNLAVAFLFLFLFRGWGKLAEVISVSTLISYITGPVTVMTLRRTGKYLYRPIKIKGLNIIAPCGFIFASLTLYWARWPLTGQVLFSIMIGLPIYFYYQIKRNWQGFRKNFLAGLWMVVYLFCMMGVSYLGSDKFGGKNIIPYGWDMLIVAILSLAFYVWGLNSGIETEYLHEACKLNEEVRGIEEASA; from the coding sequence ATGAACAATAATTTACAACGAAGGATGGGGACGTTTGCTTTAACCATGGTAGGGATGGGTTCAATCATTGGATCAGGGTGGCTATTCGGGGCATGGAGAGCGGCTCAAATTGCGGGACCAGCTGCTATTTTCTCTTGGATCATTGGTATGGCGGTAATTTTATTAATCGCTCTTTCTTATTGTGAGTTAGGTTCGATGTTCCCTGAAGCTGGAGGAATGGTTAAGTATACCCAGTATTCGCATGGATCATTTATTGGTTTTCTTGCAGGGTGGTCTAATTGGATAGCCATCGTATCTGTTATACCGGTTGAAGCCATCGCTTCTGTACAATATTTGAGTTCATTGCCGTGGGGATGGGCACAATGGACACATCATTTAGTCGCAAATGGCAGTCTAACTATACAAGGTCTTTTAATTGCAACGTTATTATTGATTATTTATTTTTTCATTAATTATTGGACTGTCAGTTTATTTGCCAAAGCGAACTCTTTTATTACTGTTTTTAAAATGATAATCCCTGGTTTGACGATTGGTTCATTGTTATTTGCTGGCTTCCATGGCGGGAACTTTACGTACAATCCCGGAACAGAATCCCATGGTTTGGCAAGTGTCCTAACAGCTGTAGCAACATCCGGTATTATCTTCGCATTTAACGGTTTTCAAAGTCCGATAAATATGGCAGGTGAAGCGAAGAATCCTGCCCGTTCAATACCTATAGCGGTAGTTGGTTCGGTGTTAATTGCGACCGTTATCTATATTCTTTTACAAGTTGCTTTTATTGGATCTGTTAATCCAGCGCTGTTAGCGCAAGGATGGCATCACTTAAATTTTAATTCTCCTTTTGCAGATTTGGCAATTGCCCTGAACTTAAACTGGCTCGTCATTATATTGTATTCTGATGCCATTATTTCTCCTTCCGGTACAGCCATCACTTATACCGCAACGACGGCACGGATGATCTATGGGATGCAAAAAAATGAATATTTACCAGCAGTGTTAGGGAAAGTTCACCCGATTTATGGTGTTCCGCGCCCAGCTATGGTTCTAAATCTGGCTGTCGCATTCTTATTTTTGTTCTTATTTAGAGGATGGGGGAAATTGGCTGAAGTCATTTCAGTCTCAACTTTGATCTCTTATATTACTGGACCAGTCACAGTCATGACATTAAGACGAACAGGTAAGTATCTATATCGGCCAATTAAGATAAAGGGATTAAATATCATTGCACCATGCGGCTTTATATTTGCTTCATTAACTTTATATTGGGCGCGCTGGCCGCTTACCGGACAAGTGTTATTTTCCATTATGATTGGGCTGCCGATCTACTTTTATTATCAAATAAAGAGGAATTGGCAGGGCTTCAGAAAGAATTTTCTGGCAGGTCTATGGATGGTTGTTTACCTCTTTTGTATGATGGGTGTTTCGTATTTAGGGAGCGATAAGTTTGGCGGCAAAAATATCATCCCTTATGGCTGGGATATGCTTATAGTGGCCATTTTATCACTAGCATTTTATGTCTGGGGCTTAAATAGCGGGATAGAAACGGAATACTTGCATGAAGCGTGCAAACTGAATGAAGAAGTAAGAGGAATAGAGGAAGCGTCTGCTTAA
- a CDS encoding YpiB family protein: protein MSKWVSPSEKRYFLKWFLECQQLKRTDARKVIEYIINHYHILENVSFTEKMMLNRKTIVISSMNTDEPGFAYYHNQRKTDEIAMALGDLMMNPTEKVFMILNFNGKTLNHRYLQLIESPALENMKQYNRFQKYEQEVNEIIEKNSLEMEIAIIKNQIDRALDQKDEKLFKRLTEKLKELIAKG from the coding sequence ATGAGTAAATGGGTGTCGCCCTCAGAGAAAAGGTATTTCCTTAAATGGTTTTTAGAATGCCAGCAATTGAAACGTACAGATGCAAGGAAGGTTATCGAGTACATAATCAATCATTATCATATTCTTGAAAATGTTTCTTTTACCGAGAAAATGATGCTGAACCGCAAAACGATTGTCATCTCTAGCATGAATACGGATGAACCTGGTTTTGCGTACTATCATAATCAGCGCAAGACAGATGAAATCGCCATGGCATTAGGTGATCTTATGATGAATCCTACTGAAAAAGTATTTATGATTTTAAATTTTAATGGGAAAACACTAAATCACCGATATTTGCAGCTTATTGAAAGCCCAGCTTTAGAAAATATGAAACAGTATAATCGATTCCAAAAGTATGAACAAGAAGTCAATGAAATTATTGAAAAAAATTCGCTTGAAATGGAGATCGCGATTATTAAAAATCAGATTGATAGAGCTCTTGATCAAAAAGATGAGAAATTATTTAAAAGATTAACGGAAAAGTTGAAGGAGTTAATTGCCAAAGGATAG